Proteins encoded within one genomic window of Porphyromonadaceae bacterium W3.11:
- the ribD gene encoding bifunctional diaminohydroxyphosphoribosylaminopyrimidine deaminase/5-amino-6-(5-phosphoribosylamino)uracil reductase RibD — MEDNIYMKRAIYLASLAHHSLTRGNPKVGAVLVHNRRIIGEGYHQVRGEAHAEVHCINSVRPEDKKLIPHSTMYVTLEPCAHQGLTPSCAMMLAKLKLSKVVIGTLDPFPKVAGKGCQILREAGIEVEVGMLEEECRNVAKVFMTNQLEHRPYIILKWAESIDGFIDHNRTSRSESPARLSSPFSQLLTHRLRGDCSAILIGSRTALLDQPSLNNRLWPGLPSPHPIILSGVNTPIPSLYLENPNWIIMKSNTDLISLIQGLYRDGIHTLLVEGGATIHRAFLQAGLWDLIRREIAPTKLQYGVSAPLIPEDARLIHEEQFQEQLLKYYQH; from the coding sequence ATGGAGGATAATATATACATGAAGCGAGCAATATACCTCGCAAGCCTGGCACACCACTCACTTACACGGGGTAATCCTAAGGTAGGAGCGGTCTTAGTGCACAACCGTCGAATCATCGGAGAGGGGTATCACCAAGTAAGAGGAGAAGCTCACGCAGAGGTCCATTGCATCAATAGTGTTCGACCTGAAGATAAAAAGCTGATCCCTCACAGCACCATGTATGTGACTCTAGAGCCCTGTGCTCATCAAGGGCTGACTCCTTCATGTGCCATGATGTTAGCCAAACTTAAGCTCTCTAAAGTAGTCATCGGAACACTCGACCCATTCCCTAAGGTGGCTGGGAAAGGTTGCCAGATACTCCGTGAGGCTGGTATAGAGGTAGAAGTCGGTATGCTCGAGGAAGAATGCCGTAACGTGGCTAAAGTCTTTATGACTAACCAGCTAGAGCATCGTCCCTACATTATACTTAAATGGGCCGAGAGCATAGATGGGTTTATAGACCATAATAGGACTAGCCGGTCTGAATCGCCCGCACGACTATCATCACCTTTTTCTCAACTCCTGACCCATCGATTGCGTGGAGACTGCTCAGCCATCCTCATAGGCAGCCGCACAGCCCTTTTGGACCAACCCTCTCTTAACAACAGACTATGGCCTGGATTACCATCCCCACATCCTATCATTCTTAGTGGTGTCAATACGCCCATACCCAGCCTATACTTAGAGAACCCCAATTGGATTATCATGAAGAGTAATACAGACTTGATTAGTCTCATTCAAGGTCTATACCGTGATGGTATTCACACCCTTTTGGTTGAGGGCGGAGCCACGATACATCGAGCGTTCTTACAAGCAGGACTCTGGGATTTAATCCGCAGAGAGATCGCCCCTACCAAGCTTCAGTACGGAGTCTCAGCACCCTTAATACCTGAGGATGCCAGATTAATTCATGAGGAGCAATTTCAAGAACAACTCCTTA
- a CDS encoding HemK/PrmC family methyltransferase produces the protein MSEFQVYKQSISERLASYYTDVEAEQMARLLLQEAYGIPYPRLVFSDCKVSEKYAIVEAWVKRLEALEPLQYVVGHTYFHGMELLVRKGVLIPRGETEQLCQILRDRGYVSEDAITADLCTGSAAIALYLATHGCVVEAVDISPLALEVAGENIERLGMKRLVNLRAGDLLSEQFEPFYPAYDLVVSNPPYVLDSERSEIKPHVLQMEPELALFVPDDDGLRFYRAILGLYGSRLKVGGVFAFEINPLVVDELIELYSSAGYDVSISEDYLGRKRFLFAKKVRND, from the coding sequence ATGAGCGAATTTCAAGTATATAAACAATCTATTTCTGAACGGCTTGCATCCTACTATACAGATGTTGAAGCTGAGCAGATGGCACGGCTCTTACTCCAAGAAGCGTATGGCATTCCGTATCCTCGATTGGTCTTCTCTGACTGCAAAGTTAGTGAAAAGTATGCAATCGTAGAGGCATGGGTGAAGCGACTGGAGGCACTAGAGCCACTTCAGTATGTGGTAGGACATACTTATTTTCATGGGATGGAGCTGTTGGTAAGAAAGGGCGTACTTATCCCCAGAGGGGAGACAGAGCAACTCTGTCAGATACTTAGGGATCGCGGGTATGTGAGTGAAGATGCCATAACCGCTGATTTATGCACAGGTAGTGCAGCGATAGCTCTATATTTAGCGACTCATGGATGTGTGGTGGAAGCGGTAGATATAAGTCCATTAGCCTTAGAGGTCGCAGGGGAGAATATTGAGAGGTTGGGCATGAAGCGTTTGGTAAATCTTAGAGCTGGTGATTTACTTTCGGAGCAATTTGAGCCTTTCTATCCTGCATATGATTTGGTTGTTAGTAATCCTCCTTATGTATTAGATAGTGAGCGAAGTGAGATAAAGCCTCATGTGCTTCAGATGGAGCCCGAGTTAGCTCTTTTTGTTCCTGATGACGATGGACTAAGATTCTATAGGGCCATCTTGGGACTCTATGGAAGTCGTTTGAAGGTTGGAGGTGTATTTGCGTTTGAGATTAATCCGCTGGTGGTTGATGAGCTTATAGAGTTATATTCAAGTGCTGGATACGATGTGAGTATCTCAGAGGATTATCTTGGACGAAAAAGATTTTTATTTGCTAAGAAAGTACGTAATGACTAA
- a CDS encoding regulatory protein RecX, which translates to MTKDELDKLLVRASNYTARYEKSSKEVSEKLYKWSEGAISQDEQEWVIEELKKDKFIDEVRFTERFIRDKMVSYRKGPIMIRRELFMKGIPQNLIEDELSKIDDEEWVNNLRDYLMARFDKQRKKAKNKYDLKMRLGQLAYTRGYLREHSDPVIEEMIKDVEGLNDDEYWYD; encoded by the coding sequence ATGACTAAGGATGAGTTGGATAAGCTCTTGGTAAGGGCTAGTAACTATACTGCTAGATATGAGAAGTCCTCCAAGGAAGTTTCTGAAAAGCTTTATAAGTGGAGTGAAGGAGCTATCTCTCAGGATGAGCAGGAGTGGGTTATTGAGGAATTAAAAAAAGATAAATTTATTGATGAAGTTCGTTTTACCGAGCGGTTCATTAGAGATAAAATGGTTTCATATCGTAAAGGGCCTATTATGATTAGGCGAGAGCTCTTCATGAAGGGAATCCCTCAAAATCTAATTGAGGATGAGCTTTCAAAAATCGATGATGAAGAATGGGTGAATAACTTGAGGGACTATCTTATGGCTAGATTTGACAAACAGAGAAAAAAGGCGAAGAATAAGTACGACCTTAAAATGCGTTTGGGACAACTCGCTTATACTAGAGGATACCTAAGGGAGCATTCTGACCCTGTGATAGAGGAGATGATAAAGGATGTCGAGGGGCTGAATGACGATGAGTATTGGTATGATTAA
- a CDS encoding phosphoribosyltransferase family protein translates to MSIGMINDLISFFFPSYCIHCAERLPADRKLICEECFDLLPKYRGHEAYYAPEERINGLIPFTELQSDLIFTRTNTTRKIIHKIKYHNTPDVAYHLSRSFALEHKRSGHFSDVSAIVPVPLAPYRMKKRGYNQSEFIAKGLAEVYGLPIEKDFLKRENSKTGTQTSRGKEERWREIYGAFYVSEDQDLKGRRILVVDDVLTTGATIVNAGRALLGAGAEAVSFYTLALDILL, encoded by the coding sequence ATGAGTATTGGTATGATTAATGATCTTATTTCATTCTTTTTCCCGTCCTATTGCATCCATTGTGCTGAACGGCTACCTGCTGATCGAAAGCTTATATGCGAAGAATGCTTTGACCTTCTACCTAAGTATCGTGGACATGAGGCTTATTATGCTCCAGAGGAGCGAATTAATGGACTGATACCTTTTACCGAGTTACAATCTGACTTGATCTTTACAAGAACCAATACCACTAGGAAGATTATCCATAAGATAAAGTATCACAATACCCCAGATGTGGCATATCACTTATCTAGGTCATTTGCCCTTGAACATAAGAGATCTGGCCACTTTTCAGATGTTTCAGCGATCGTTCCAGTACCATTAGCACCCTATCGGATGAAAAAAAGAGGGTACAATCAATCTGAATTTATAGCGAAGGGATTAGCTGAGGTCTATGGACTTCCTATAGAAAAAGATTTCCTTAAGCGGGAGAATTCGAAGACTGGAACCCAAACTTCACGCGGAAAAGAGGAGCGATGGCGTGAGATATATGGTGCCTTTTATGTTTCTGAGGATCAAGATCTGAAGGGTAGGAGGATTTTAGTCGTTGATGATGTCTTGACAACTGGTGCTACTATAGTAAATGCTGGTAGAGCTTTATTAGGAGCTGGAGCTGAGGCTGTCTCCTTTTATACACTTGCATTAGATATTCTGCTCTAG